The following are encoded together in the Astyanax mexicanus isolate ESR-SI-001 chromosome 8, AstMex3_surface, whole genome shotgun sequence genome:
- the prox3 gene encoding prospero homeobox 3, with protein MDSPSDLFQQQQQPSHTAFDLYSRSPLESTSTGPTYPASSPAPYPIVSPLLHPNSASQRWGGYRQRQCLFSELPVREEAREEDVEVLGRRAADGASQFPLTSLVERRRASVSGSPCDWSQDIVRVKRLRVDNILRRDGDLGRDGIRGRRRITTHSTQEEKAEGGAGEGGEEEEGRRKENREGRRRQRRELKLQLEETRGRLMELQRKVWRAYGEQQLEEEKERGGPDEDGTMDEGAEMFSEGEGDDCPSSALSPSVFSLGRKHEKRDSSQNGNSEDFPEEPTDLDMELDGGGVWLGCSLVEGEWENTCGSDKEKFAQALKQELANVVARVIDRVVRLYAESDHSTTPASVLARETSASRVLGPNPEKKPRLGFRPNDLLAGVAHGTEQAEALPLVARKPQDKRNSLNQGKHRHPLIPPQNPSLPFLPQPPVPALLPPRNKEPFLPSCPPNPPPFPLPLLHYTMQHLFTRSLSSLPLHKDSLSSEPFMEFRSHNPSFPPLPPLLAQLNHSLADRGRDEGLRVGGIGGMDGGDVSLYLGAGSSQEGLSPCHLKKAKLMFFYTRYPSSNTLKTYFPDVKFNRCVTSQLIKWFSNFREFFYIQMERFARQAAREGLPTSRDRVLRLSRNSELFRILNMHYNKSNDYQVPDRFVEVSELALREFFAAIQGGRDTDPCWKKSIYKIICKLDSPVPDSFRLPGCPMDTHRMV; from the exons ATGGACTCCCCCTCGGATcttttccagcagcagcagcagccgtctCACACTGCCTTTGACCTGTACTCTCGCAGTCCACTGGAGTCCACTTCCACTGGACCCACATACCCCGCAAGCAGCCCAGCACCTTACCCCATCGTTTCTCCACTTCTACACCCCAACAGTGCCTCCCAAAGGTGGGGTGGATATAGGCAGCGGCAGTGCTTGTTTTCCGAGCTCCCGGTCCGTGAAGAGGCTCGAGAGGAGGATGTGGAAGTGTTGGGACGGAGAGCTGCTGATGGAGCGAGCCAATTTCCGTTAACCTCACTTGTGGAAAGGAGAAGAGCTTCAGTCTCTGGGTCCCCTTGTGACTGGAGCCAGGACATTGTTAGGGTGAAGAGGCTTAGAGTGGACAACATCCTGAGGAGAGATGGAGATTTGGGGCGAGATGGGATCCGGGGTAGAAGGAGGATAACAACCCATAGCACACAGGAGGAAAAGGCTGAAGGAGGagcaggagaaggaggagaagaagaagaagggaggAGAAAGGAGAACAGGGAAGGAAGGCGCCGACAACGAAGAGAGCTGAAGCTTCAGCTGGAAGAGACGAGAGGGAGGCTGATGGAGCTTCAGCGCAAAGTGTGGAGAGCATATGGAGAACAACAGCTAGAGGAAGAAAAGGAGAGGGGAGGACCAGATGAGGATGGCACAATGGATGAGGGTGCTGAGATGTTCTCTGAAGGAGAGGGTGATGACTGTCCATCCAGCGCACTCTCTCCTAGTGTTTTTTCTTTAGGAAGGAAGCATGAAAAGCGTGACAGCAGCCAGAACGGGAATTCTGAGGACTTTCCTGAAGAGCCCACAGACCTGGATATGGAGTTGGATGGAGGGGGAGTGTGGCTTGGCTGCAGCTTGGTGGAAGGTGAATGGGAGAACACATGTGGCAGCGATAAAGAGAAGTTTGCTCAAGCGCTCAAGCAGGAACTGGCCAATGTTGTGGCTCGGGTCATTGACAGAGTGGTCCGTCTGTATGCGGAAAGTGACCATTCAACTACCCCTGCTTCTGTTCTAGCCCGGGAGACTTCTGCCAGTAGGGTATTGGGTCCAAACCCAGAGAAGAAGCCAAGGCTGGGGTTTAGACCCAATGACCTACTGGCAGGGGTAGCACATGGGACAGAACAGGCTGAAGCACTGCCACTGGTGGCAAGAAAGCCTCAGGACAAGAGGAACTCCCTAAATCAAGGCAAACACAGGCACCCCCTGATCCCTCCACAAAACCCTAGCTTACCCTTCCTACCTCAGCCCCCTGTTCCTGCACTCTTACCCCCCAGAAACAAAGAGCCCTTCCTGCCTTCCTGTCCTCCGAACCCTCCACCGTTCCCCCTTCCTCTCCTGCACTACACCATGCAGCACCTCTTCACTCGTTCTCTCTCCAGCCTACCCCTTCACAAGGACAGCCTCTCCAGTGAACCCTTCATGGAATTTCGCTCTCACAACCCCTCATTCCCACCCTTGCCTCCACTGTTGGCACAGTTAAATCACTCTCTCGCTGACAGAGGGAGGGACGAGGGCTTGAGAGTAGGAGGTattggagggatggatggaggagATGTGTCCCTTTATCTTGGCGCAGGATCA TCTCAGGAGGGACTCTCGCCATGTCATCTGAAGAAAGCCAAGCTAATGTTCTTTTACACACGCTACCCCAGCTCCAATACACTCAAGACTTACTTCCCTGATGTCAAG TTCAACCGGTGCGTGACCTCCCAGCTCATTAAATGGTTCAGTAACTTCCGAGAGTTCTTCTACATTCAGATGGAACGGTTCGCACGTCAGGCTGCCCGTGAGGGCCTTCCAACATCCAGGGATAGGGTGCTGCGCCTGAGCCGAAACTCAGAACTCTTCCGCATCCTCAACATGCACTACAACAAGAGCAATGACTACCAG GTGCCAGACAGGTTCGTGGAAGTGTCTGAGTTGGCACTGCGGGAGTTCTTTGCTGCCATCCAGGGCGGACGTGATACCGACCCCTGCTGGAAGAAATCCATCTATAAGATCATCTGCAAACTTGACAGCCCTGTACCTGACAGCTTCCGCTTACCAGGCTGCCCCATGGACACACACCGCATGGTCTGA
- the LOC111194379 gene encoding macrophage mannose receptor 1-like, producing MFLVLFSTFLTLSSCLSRQYYFVDKNMTWTEAQTYCRQNYTDLATLENANNTKSLIAAALNSSYNGTAWIGLYDDVINGWRWFLDDDTLYGPGEKHFRNWSNIWNQEPNNLGGNEMYTQMYPQGSWNDWQCSALIYFVCYNKATNSHVLIKLTMTASDARQHCRQHYTDLAIIRSQSENQLIINLLESYSAWIGLYRTRQWSDQSNFSYQNWITGQPDNLGGVERCTAASLNNSGQWSDENCAKNLPFFCYKESSPTHKNVITIQLILTSQTDLTEPEMENILLQQLQKKIINKGLPRNIKLHLKK from the exons ATGTTTCTTGTCCTGTTCTCAA CTTTCCTCACCCTCTCCTCCTGCCTTTCTCGACAATATTACTTTGTGGATAAAAATATGACCTGGACTGAAGCACAGACGTACTGCAGacagaactacactgatctggccaCGCTTGAGAATGCTAACAACACAAAGAGTTTGATTGCTGCTGCTTTGAACAGTAGTTATAATGGAACTGCCTGGATTGGGCTGTATGATGATGTGATAAACGGCTGGAGATGGTTTTTGGATGATGATACTCTTTATGGGCCAGGAGAAAAACATTTCAGGAACTGGTCAAACATCTGGAACCAGGAGCCAAATAATTTAGGTGGAAATGAAATGTACACACAAATGTATCCACAAGGGAGCTGGAATGATTGGCAATGCAGTGCCCTTATCTACTTTGTTTGCTACAACA aaGCCACTAACAGTCATGTTCTCATCAAATTGACTATGACCGCCTCTGATGCTCGTCAGCACTGCAGACAGCATTACACAGACCTGGCCATCATCAGGAGCCAATCAGAGAATCAACTGATTATAAATTTGTTAGAATCCTACTCAGCTTGGATCGGTCTTTACAGAACTAGACAGTGGTCAGATCAGAGCAACTTCTCTTATCAGAACTGGATAACTGGACAGCCAGATAACCTGGGGGGTGTTGAACGCTGTACCGCTGCGTCTCTTAATAACTCTGGACAGTGGAGTGATGAGAACTGCGCTAAAAACCTTCCTTTCTTCTGTTATAAAG aatcatCTCCAACCCACA AAAATGTGATCACAATCCAACTTATACTCACCTCTCAGACAGATCTAACTGAGCCAGAAATGGAAAATATACTACTGCAGCAG CTCCAGAAAAAAATTATCAACAAAGGACTCCCAAGAAACATCAAGCTGCATTTGAAAAAATAA
- the tmem179ba gene encoding transmembrane protein 179B, translated as MALPRLMLVELALYACCFVCGIITAASLTISQGDFAGMCMLYGAVRLNSSEYIVSWSSSPSLCYFVSAISVCVAIFCFSCVLYWVYTSCVEGEIKRERIWMSLSLGVCGLFLFFLLVTGCILKVGRDRLCETVVQTGQNITSCDEAQNKPWKKPLIGTSFYTRLHSAETAVWVNFFSWVIIAVLVFLQRRWGSEYRSREEDPGANPSETEPFFNRPGQPQ; from the exons ATGGCGCTGCCGCGGCTGATGCTGGTGGAGCTCGCGCTGTACGCCTGCTGCTTCGTCTGCGGGATCATCACTGCCGCCTCGCTCACTATCTCTCAG GGTGATTTTGCGGGCATGTGTATGCTGTATGGCGCTGTACGCTTGAACAGTTCAGAATACATTGTAAGCTGGTCCAGCTCTCCCTCCCTCTGTTATTTTGTTTCGGCCATCTCTGTCTGCGTGGCCATCTTCTGCTTCTCCTGTGTCCTCTACTGGGTCTACACAAGCTGCGTGGAGGGAGAGATCAAAAG GGAGCGTATATGGATGAGTTTGTCTTTGGGTGTGTGTGGACTCTTCCTTTTCTTCCTCCTGGTGACGGGATGCATCCTGAAAGTAGGCAGAGACAGACTGTGCGAGACGGTGGTCCAAACAGGGCAAAACATAACTAG TTGTGATGAAGCACAGAACAAGCCATGGAAAAAGCCTTTGATTGGGACCAGTTTCTACACCAGACTGCATAGTGCTGAG acgGCAGTGTGGGTGAACTTCTTCAGCTGGGTGATCATAGCTGTATTGGTGTTCCTGCAGCGTAGGTGGGGCTCTGAATACAGGTCACGGGAGGAGGACCCTGGGGCCAACCCTTCTGAAACGGAACCTTTCTTTAACCGCCCGGGACAGCCTCAGTGA